One candidate division WOR-3 bacterium DNA window includes the following coding sequences:
- a CDS encoding HD domain-containing protein, giving the protein MKIVRDAVWGDIELTKLETEIIDTRQFQRLRKIKQLGCAHLVYPTALHTRFDHSLGCLHCASLIIAGIEKKGFVFSDEDILTVRTAALLHDITHIPFGHTLEDERRIFPRHDISRERWSKIAEDGDIGKTLRREGIDKIVRDLLFDDSRHFRSEIVKGAVSADLLDYLARDSFFCGIKVGYDLRVFRYFGIDGGNLVMELFKDGMFRHDAFSETVNLLRSRYFMTERVYYHHSKIASSVMISKAVEEAVSAGFDGEKFMTSGDDEILIEIRQTDRKNSDASRILDLYDSRKLYKRSFLHQTRDITDEKARDLYYDTKSLRKKTENKIAKKLKVRPSQIALYCPPPDMYLKEADVTVLVSKNKHAKLGDIENPDIMALKHKHRLLWKIYLFISPDIENLGDRAGEACSEELSLKNELPNEKRGQLSLWTN; this is encoded by the coding sequence GCCTGAGAAAAATAAAACAGTTGGGATGCGCTCATCTGGTATACCCGACGGCTCTTCATACCAGATTCGACCACAGTCTCGGATGTCTTCATTGCGCGAGCCTTATAATCGCCGGCATAGAAAAAAAAGGATTTGTTTTCAGCGACGAAGATATTTTGACCGTAAGAACCGCCGCACTGCTCCATGATATTACTCACATCCCTTTCGGACACACGCTGGAAGACGAAAGAAGAATATTCCCGCGGCACGACATCAGCCGGGAAAGGTGGAGTAAAATAGCGGAAGACGGAGATATAGGAAAGACTTTGAGAAGAGAGGGAATTGACAAAATTGTAAGAGATTTGCTTTTTGACGACAGCAGACATTTCCGTTCGGAAATAGTAAAGGGAGCTGTTTCGGCCGACCTTCTCGATTATCTGGCCCGCGACTCGTTTTTTTGCGGGATAAAAGTGGGATACGATCTACGCGTTTTCAGGTATTTCGGCATTGACGGCGGGAATCTCGTGATGGAACTTTTCAAAGACGGCATGTTCAGACACGACGCTTTTTCTGAAACTGTAAACCTTCTCAGATCGCGGTATTTCATGACTGAAAGAGTTTACTATCATCATTCGAAAATAGCCTCTTCAGTCATGATATCAAAAGCCGTAGAAGAAGCCGTGTCCGCAGGTTTTGACGGGGAAAAGTTCATGACTTCGGGAGACGATGAGATTCTGATCGAAATCAGGCAAACGGATAGAAAGAATTCTGACGCATCGAGAATTCTTGATTTATACGACAGCAGGAAGCTTTACAAGAGGAGTTTTTTACATCAGACGAGGGACATAACGGACGAAAAAGCCCGGGATCTTTATTACGACACTAAATCCCTGCGGAAAAAAACGGAAAACAAAATTGCCAAAAAGCTCAAAGTGAGACCCTCTCAAATTGCTCTTTACTGCCCTCCGCCGGACATGTACTTGAAGGAAGCGGACGTAACCGTGCTTGTGAGCAAGAATAAGCACGCAAAACTCGGCGACATTGAAAATCCGGACATAATGGCTCTAAAACACAAACACAGACTTTTGTGGAAAATATACCTTTTCATTTCCCCCGATATTGAAAACCTCGGCGACAGAGCGGGAGAAGCGTGCTCGGAAGAATTGTCTCTCAAAAATGAATTGCCGAACGAGAAGAGAGGTCAGCTGTCTTTGTGGACGAATTGA